In one Oryza glaberrima chromosome 2, OglaRS2, whole genome shotgun sequence genomic region, the following are encoded:
- the LOC127762966 gene encoding 3-ketoacyl-CoA synthase 11-like produces the protein MDNNAEAANDGAGAGERRRLPDFQQSVRLKYVKLGYHYLITNGVYLLLTPLIALVAVHLSTLTAGDVAGLWSHLRFNLVSVVACTTLLVFLSTVRFLTRPRPVYLVDFACYKPPPERRCSRDAFMRCSRLAGCFTAASLDFQRRIVERSGLGDDTYLPAAVLREPPNPSMAEARREAEAVMFGAVDDLLAKTGVSAKEIGVLVVNCSLFNPTPSLSAMVVNHYKLRGNIVSYNLGGMGCSAGLLAIDLAKDLLQVHRNSYALVISMENITLNWYSGNDRSMLVSNCLFRMGGAAILLSNRWSERRRSKYELVHTVRTHKGGDDKCFGCVTQEEDGEGNVGVALSKDLMAVAGDALKTNITTLGPLVLPLSEQLLFMATLVAKRLLKMKNVKPYIPDFKLAFEHFCVHAGGRAVLDEIEKNLSLGEWQMEPSRMTLYRFGNTSSSSLWYELAYSEAKGRVRRRDRVWQIAFGSGFKCNSAVWRALRSVDPEEEAMKKNPWMDEIDRFPVVVPRVSRISTD, from the exons ATGGACAACAACGCCGAGGCAGCGaatgacggcgccggcgccggcgagcggcggcggctgccggacTTCCAGCAGTCGGTGCGGCTCAAGTACGTGAAGCTGGGGTACCACTACCTCATCACCAACGGCGTGTACCTCCTCCTGACGCCGCTCATCGCCCTCGTCGCCGTCCACCTCTCCAcgctcaccgccggcgacgtcgccggcctCTGGTCGCACCTCCGCTTCAACCTCGTCTCCGTCGTCGCCTGCACCAccctcctcgtcttcctctccACCGTCCGCTTCCTCACCCGCCCGCGCCCCGTCTACCTCGTCGACTTCGCCTGCTacaagccgccgccggagcgccggtGTAGCCGGGACGCTTTCATGCGGTGCTCCAGGCTCGCCGGATGCTTCACCGCCGCCAGCCTCGACTTCCAGCGCAGGATCGTCGAGCGCTCGGGCCTCGGCGACGACACctacctccccgccgccgtgctccgggAGCCGCCCAACCCGAGCAtggcggaggcgcggcgcgaggccgagGCCGTCATGTtcggcgccgtcgacgacctCCTCGCCAAGACCGGCGTGAGCGCCAAGGAGATCGGCGTCCTCGTCGTCAACTGCAGCCTCTTCAACCCGACGCCGTCGCTGTCCGCCATGGTGGTGAACCACTACAAGCTCCGCGGCAACATCGTCAGCTACAACCTCGGCGGCATGGGCTGcagcgccggcctcctcgccatCGATCTCGCCAAGGACCTCCTCCAGGTGCACCGAAACTCGTACGCGCTCGTCATCAGCATGGAGAACATCACGCTCAACTGGTACTCCGGCAACGACCGGTCGATGCTGGTGTCCAACTGCCTCTTCCGgatgggcggcgcggcgatccTGCTGTCGAACAGGTGGTCGGAGAGGCGCCGGTCCAAGTACGAGCTGGTGCACACGGTGCGGACGCACAAGGGCGGCGACGACAAGTGCTTCGGTTGCGTCACccaggaggaggacggcgagggcaACGTCGGCGTCGCGCTGTCCAAGGACCTCatggcggtcgccggcgacgcgctgaAGACGAACATCACGACGCTGGGTCCCCTCGTCCTGCCGCTGTCGGAGCAGCTCCTGTTCATGGCGACACTGGTCGCCAAGAGGCTGCTCAAGATGAAGAACGTCAAGCCCTACATCCCCGACTTCAAGCTGGCGTTCGAGCACTTCTGCGTGCACGCCGGCGGCAGGGCGGTGCTGGACGAGATCGAGAAGAACTTGTCGCTGGGGGAGTGGCAGATGGAGCCGTCACGGATGACGCTGTACAG GTTCGGGAACACGTCGAGCAGCTCGCTGTGGTACGAGCTGGCGTACAGCGAGGCGAAGgggagggtgaggaggagggaCAGGGTGTGGCAGATCGCGTTCGGGTCCGGGTTCAAGTGCAACAGCGCGGTGTGGAGGGCGCTCCGGTCGGTGgacccggaggaggaggcgatgaaGAAGAACCCGTGGATGGATGAGATCGATCGGTTCCCCGTGGTTGTTCCCAGGGTGTCCAGGATTTCAACCGACTGA